In a genomic window of Desulfovibrio sp. JC022:
- a CDS encoding TolC family protein gives MKLVRIFILGMAVSLLFGAFSVALAQQEMSPMNPKQSDGKPYLRAILNDLLSTHDRIKAAEARVESAEHLVSQSWSGWTPSVDVSIEGGREEIDKPGGGTNKYRNEQRIEATQMLYDFGGVNSNIDSTNALLNEYKAVLEQTRQELMIQGVQAYLELIRARETLKYALQSEESMKRLSGMEETLVKRGAGLSYKELQIKAQLAGATSYRVTIERSVQTARNRFKAVYGFPVTMDEIEKMVPVEMPSSYMPASLDDAITQAQSQNPMLLQLKFTKERLSHDVDVQEATLYPKFEFVAEGKRREQDQGASGVRMENKATFQVSYTGFSGLYEYEATQAAKANLREIRKMTLDVRRDVEEKVRNAWLELMTLRKNAELYRTQANITAEFLELIKKKRATGEQVELLDILVGERDYSTATSASVTADIDNIIFAYKLLYEMGMMNIEVFK, from the coding sequence GTGAAATTAGTTCGAATTTTTATTCTGGGAATGGCGGTCAGCTTGCTGTTCGGTGCGTTCAGTGTTGCCTTGGCGCAACAGGAAATGTCCCCCATGAATCCAAAGCAGTCTGACGGCAAGCCTTATCTACGGGCAATTCTCAATGATCTTCTTTCTACCCATGATCGCATCAAGGCTGCGGAAGCCCGTGTTGAATCCGCTGAGCATCTTGTCTCCCAGAGCTGGTCCGGTTGGACTCCATCCGTTGATGTCTCGATTGAAGGTGGACGCGAGGAGATCGACAAGCCCGGCGGCGGTACCAATAAATACCGTAATGAACAACGTATTGAAGCCACCCAGATGCTGTACGATTTCGGCGGGGTGAATAGTAATATCGATAGCACCAATGCGCTGCTGAATGAATATAAAGCAGTCCTTGAGCAGACCCGTCAGGAATTGATGATTCAGGGTGTACAGGCTTATCTGGAGCTTATCCGGGCACGGGAAACCCTCAAGTACGCTCTTCAGTCCGAAGAAAGTATGAAGCGTCTTTCCGGTATGGAAGAAACTCTGGTTAAGCGTGGTGCCGGGCTCTCCTACAAGGAACTCCAGATCAAGGCACAGCTTGCCGGGGCGACTTCGTACAGGGTTACTATAGAGCGTTCTGTGCAGACTGCGCGTAACCGTTTCAAGGCTGTTTACGGCTTTCCCGTTACCATGGATGAAATCGAGAAGATGGTTCCGGTTGAAATGCCTTCCAGTTACATGCCTGCATCTCTTGATGACGCCATCACTCAGGCTCAGTCCCAGAACCCCATGCTGCTGCAACTTAAATTTACCAAGGAAAGGCTTTCCCACGATGTTGATGTGCAGGAAGCAACCCTTTATCCCAAATTTGAGTTCGTGGCTGAAGGTAAAAGAAGGGAGCAGGATCAGGGTGCAAGCGGTGTAAGAATGGAGAACAAGGCCACATTTCAGGTCAGCTATACGGGTTTCTCCGGTCTTTATGAATATGAAGCCACTCAGGCTGCTAAAGCCAATTTGCGCGAAATACGAAAAATGACTCTGGACGTGAGACGTGATGTTGAGGAAAAAGTCCGCAACGCATGGCTTGAGCTTATGACCCTGCGCAAAAACGCTGAGCTGTACAGAACTCAGGCCAACATCACCGCGGAATTCCTTGAGCTGATTAAGAAAAAGAGAGCCACCGGTGAACAGGTGGAGCTGCTTGATATTCTCGTCGGTGAAAGGGATTATTCTACAGCAACCAGTGCCAGCGTTACCGCTGACATTGACAATATTATCTTCGCCTACAAGCTTCTGTACGAAATGGGTATGATGAACATCGAAGTTTTCAAATAA
- a CDS encoding CHASE2 domain-containing protein, whose translation MLNILKKITGSDSFFLLLTGLAVSIMAASLYIFQPPILQFVDYKIYDQFMRSSPVGKKTNIPVIVDIDDESLAELGQWPWPRYRMALLLAKIQQAGALSTGLDILIGEPDRTSPTTIKKSLREELGVTVNFKGLPQGLMDNDLVLADVLKQGRYVLGFYFDFLEGQAPSVNDQPCFAKPVPIAQIRAKGAPQLKDLTLSALDAICPLPVLAKASPLCGFYNSITDYDGVVRRVPLIITLNGKQYPSLALATLMKALGRKNIIAKTSLIGIESIRVGKTTIPVDAKGQMMVRYRGGMEEFPYYSAKDILSGKIGEKELKGKIVFMGTSAAGLRDLRVTPFASDYPGVEVHATIVDNILTRDFLLKPDWVPGLELLLVLVAGIVSMILLTWTRSMWMILPIAAMGTGIVYGSLYIFQAYNAYFTPMYALIALGINFTLLTLIKFWREEGQKKFLQATFSSYLAPELIDEMFSNREMPELGGEARQVTAYFTDIQSFSTFSEKLTAPQLVELLNEYLSVMTDILIEEKGTLDKYEGDAIIAFFGAPMDVPDHALRACRVAVKMQQAGLELRDKWAKEVQLPDEPDRNTKNFPEEQWAKGEKWPKVVHNMRTRIGVNSGEIVVGNMGSSMRMNYTMMGDAVNLAARLEEGAKQFGIFTAVSHFTLDLDVEVDGETHKLLDLVEARLIDNIQVVGKNEPVRIYELVAMKGGLTENEEILFDLFNKAREEYVAQNWDKAIELYKEANKYELYDDTKFTPSDVFIKRAEEHKLNPPVPEGEIWDGVYRMTKK comes from the coding sequence ATGCTGAACATATTAAAAAAAATCACCGGGTCCGATTCATTTTTCCTGCTCCTTACCGGGCTGGCAGTCTCTATTATGGCGGCTTCCCTGTACATTTTTCAACCGCCCATCCTTCAGTTCGTGGATTACAAGATCTACGACCAGTTCATGCGCTCCAGTCCGGTCGGAAAAAAAACAAACATCCCGGTTATTGTCGATATTGACGATGAAAGTCTCGCCGAGCTGGGACAATGGCCGTGGCCCCGCTACCGCATGGCCCTGCTGCTGGCTAAAATCCAACAGGCCGGGGCACTTTCCACCGGGCTTGATATTCTCATCGGTGAGCCGGACCGCACTTCCCCGACTACCATTAAAAAAAGCCTGCGCGAAGAACTAGGCGTTACCGTCAATTTCAAAGGTCTGCCTCAAGGGCTGATGGATAATGATCTGGTTTTGGCAGATGTTCTTAAGCAAGGTCGTTATGTATTAGGATTTTATTTTGACTTTCTGGAAGGACAGGCTCCGTCAGTGAATGACCAACCCTGCTTTGCCAAACCAGTCCCCATTGCCCAGATCAGGGCCAAAGGTGCCCCTCAGCTCAAGGACCTGACTCTCTCCGCGCTGGATGCCATCTGCCCGCTTCCGGTGCTGGCAAAAGCCTCTCCCCTGTGCGGCTTCTACAACTCCATCACTGATTATGACGGGGTGGTCCGCCGGGTACCGCTGATAATTACCCTGAACGGCAAGCAATACCCCAGCCTTGCCCTTGCTACATTAATGAAGGCCCTTGGGCGTAAAAATATCATCGCCAAAACCAGCCTCATCGGCATTGAATCCATCCGCGTGGGTAAAACAACCATCCCCGTGGATGCCAAGGGGCAAATGATGGTTCGCTACCGGGGCGGTATGGAAGAGTTCCCCTACTATAGTGCCAAAGACATCCTCAGCGGCAAGATCGGTGAAAAGGAACTCAAGGGCAAAATAGTATTCATGGGCACCTCTGCCGCAGGACTACGCGATTTAAGGGTTACCCCTTTTGCATCGGATTATCCCGGCGTGGAAGTGCATGCCACTATTGTAGACAACATCCTGACCCGCGATTTCCTCCTCAAGCCGGACTGGGTTCCGGGGCTAGAGCTACTGCTGGTACTTGTGGCGGGCATAGTCTCCATGATCCTGCTGACATGGACCCGCTCCATGTGGATGATCCTGCCCATCGCGGCCATGGGAACGGGCATTGTCTACGGATCGCTCTATATTTTCCAAGCTTACAATGCATACTTCACACCCATGTACGCACTCATAGCACTGGGAATAAACTTCACCCTGCTGACCCTGATCAAATTCTGGCGCGAGGAAGGGCAGAAAAAATTCCTGCAAGCAACCTTCTCATCCTATCTGGCCCCGGAGCTCATTGACGAAATGTTCTCCAACCGCGAAATGCCGGAACTGGGCGGTGAAGCAAGGCAGGTAACCGCCTACTTCACCGACATCCAGAGCTTCTCCACTTTCTCGGAAAAGCTGACCGCGCCGCAGCTGGTTGAACTGCTCAACGAATACCTCTCGGTCATGACCGATATTCTCATCGAAGAAAAAGGAACCCTCGATAAATACGAAGGTGACGCGATCATCGCCTTTTTCGGTGCACCTATGGATGTGCCGGATCACGCCCTGCGCGCCTGCCGGGTAGCTGTAAAAATGCAACAGGCCGGACTCGAATTGCGCGACAAGTGGGCCAAAGAAGTTCAGCTCCCTGATGAACCGGACCGCAACACCAAGAATTTCCCTGAAGAACAATGGGCCAAGGGCGAAAAATGGCCTAAGGTTGTACACAACATGCGTACCAGAATCGGGGTCAACTCAGGTGAGATAGTGGTCGGAAACATGGGCTCATCCATGCGCATGAACTACACCATGATGGGTGACGCGGTTAACCTCGCCGCCCGTCTGGAAGAAGGAGCCAAACAGTTCGGTATCTTTACCGCAGTCTCCCATTTCACCCTTGATCTGGATGTGGAAGTTGACGGCGAAACCCACAAACTTCTTGATCTCGTGGAAGCACGTCTTATCGATAATATTCAGGTGGTCGGTAAAAACGAACCGGTACGCATCTACGAACTGGTAGCAATGAAAGGCGGCCTGACCGAAAACGAGGAGATCCTCTTCGATCTCTTCAACAAAGCCCGCGAAGAATACGTTGCCCAGAACTGGGACAAGGCCATTGAATTATACAAGGAAGCCAACAAATACGAACTCTACGACGATACCAAATTCACGCCCTCGGATGTATTCATCAAGCGCGCCGAAGAGCACAAGCTCAATCCCCCGGTACCAGAAGGAGAAATCTGGGATGGGGTTTATCGGATGACTAAGAAGTAG
- a CDS encoding AAA family ATPase — protein MKLLIENFYNIKHAELDFKKFNILIGPQAAGKSLIAKVLYFLEEVVAEYEIKIISPEESITEDMQSAYINLFYSIFEQRHINNDFKITLTDNNNNVWIFQNSGLTPNEYNFEESSETDAHQINFEILKSDLKHIKKLQAGLEDTIEIAKDNSELSYTEIVKLREKLEEAFDWMRVLPQNTHLFIPASRSLVNIIADNSFWMRESNVDALLVRFGQAYSRQLKKDTTDKPLTCNTLESITKGQIERQDSGYVINENGRLVSLANASSGQQATLPILVGLNRVNEASVQHTYIEEPEAHIFPEAQYLLTRYISEIHNQTNTNITLTTHSPYILTAVNNLIYAGTVGKQSEEKASKVKDIIPEDQWLNSEDVAAYMVEADGTVRSIMDEESGLIDADSIDSVSDKIGVEFDKIFDIEFNEEASDA, from the coding sequence ATGAAATTACTGATCGAGAATTTTTACAATATCAAGCACGCCGAACTGGATTTCAAAAAGTTCAATATACTGATCGGACCGCAGGCTGCGGGGAAGAGTTTGATTGCGAAGGTGCTGTATTTTTTGGAAGAAGTAGTAGCTGAGTATGAAATCAAAATAATCTCACCAGAAGAAAGCATCACAGAAGATATGCAGAGTGCATACATTAATCTTTTCTATTCTATTTTTGAACAACGACATATAAATAATGATTTTAAAATAACGTTAACAGACAACAACAATAACGTATGGATATTCCAAAATTCCGGATTAACACCGAATGAATACAATTTCGAAGAATCCTCCGAAACGGATGCACACCAGATAAACTTTGAAATACTTAAATCTGATCTAAAACATATAAAGAAACTACAGGCTGGACTAGAAGACACGATTGAAATTGCAAAGGATAATTCAGAACTAAGTTATACTGAAATAGTTAAATTAAGAGAAAAACTGGAAGAAGCATTTGACTGGATGCGTGTCCTACCACAAAACACTCACTTATTTATACCTGCATCAAGATCTTTAGTTAACATAATTGCAGATAATTCTTTTTGGATGCGAGAAAGCAACGTAGACGCATTATTAGTCCGCTTTGGACAAGCATACTCAAGACAGCTAAAAAAAGATACCACAGACAAACCTCTTACATGCAACACCCTAGAATCAATAACCAAAGGACAGATTGAACGACAAGACTCAGGATACGTTATAAATGAAAACGGAAGACTTGTAAGTCTAGCTAATGCTTCATCTGGGCAGCAAGCAACACTCCCCATTTTAGTTGGGTTAAACAGAGTAAATGAAGCCTCTGTCCAACACACCTACATCGAAGAACCAGAAGCACACATCTTCCCAGAAGCACAATATTTATTAACTCGCTACATCTCGGAAATACACAACCAAACAAATACAAACATAACCCTAACAACCCACAGCCCCTACATCCTAACAGCAGTAAACAACCTCATTTACGCAGGAACTGTAGGCAAGCAAAGTGAAGAAAAAGCTTCAAAAGTCAAAGATATTATCCCTGAAGATCAGTGGTTGAATTCAGAAGACGTAGCTGCGTACATGGTAGAAGCAGATGGAACAGTTCGTTCAATCATGGATGAAGAAAGTGGGTTAATTGACGCTGATAGCATTGACAGTGTTTCGGATAAAATCGGAGTTGAATTCGATAAAATATTCGACATAGAATTCAATGAAGAGGCTTCAGATGCCTAA
- a CDS encoding Fic family protein, translated as MSNLLQSLPVLPGFLAKMETELIRRSIFGTAAIEGNPLSEDAVGELLKMADSLSDGKEISANQAEREIRNLKRLYKTLEDREVVTADLTENFIKSVHETVTAGIDYYHNSPGKYRNEVVKVGNAEHGGIYTPPKTLSDIRALMEIFISWINAPEMKVADLLLRAAAAHYHLAMIHPFQDGNGRTARFIEAVLLSSGEGGLLPLMMSNFYYRNIDRYFIAFSDSRKSGDMTPFLKFYFEGVIESLSEVQQKVLSDLNAVLIREYLSVLLREKKIVSRQHDLMLQLIETGKDVSLRALYGDPVFKPLYISVAESTARRDLKKLIELELIKPVAGKNYAVNWDRFKRL; from the coding sequence TTGTCTAATTTGTTGCAGTCCCTGCCTGTATTGCCGGGGTTTCTGGCAAAGATGGAGACGGAGCTGATTCGGCGTTCCATATTCGGTACCGCCGCCATTGAAGGGAATCCTTTGAGCGAGGATGCTGTAGGCGAATTGTTGAAGATGGCTGACAGCTTGTCTGATGGTAAGGAAATTTCAGCAAATCAGGCTGAAAGGGAAATTCGAAACCTCAAGCGATTGTATAAAACTCTTGAAGATAGGGAGGTTGTGACGGCTGACCTGACGGAGAATTTTATTAAAAGTGTTCACGAGACAGTTACAGCAGGCATAGATTATTACCATAATTCTCCGGGGAAATATCGCAATGAAGTGGTGAAGGTCGGAAATGCCGAGCATGGCGGAATTTATACTCCTCCGAAAACCCTGTCGGATATCCGTGCCTTAATGGAAATTTTCATATCGTGGATTAATGCGCCAGAAATGAAAGTGGCTGACTTGTTGTTGCGTGCTGCTGCGGCCCATTACCATCTGGCAATGATTCATCCGTTTCAGGACGGTAACGGGCGTACTGCAAGGTTTATCGAAGCGGTGCTTTTGAGTTCAGGAGAGGGCGGCTTATTGCCCTTGATGATGTCCAATTTTTACTATCGCAACATAGATCGTTATTTCATCGCTTTTTCCGATTCCAGAAAAAGCGGAGACATGACCCCGTTCCTGAAGTTTTATTTTGAAGGCGTGATTGAAAGCCTCAGCGAAGTGCAGCAAAAAGTTCTTTCGGACTTGAATGCAGTACTTATCAGGGAATATCTTTCAGTTCTTCTGCGGGAAAAGAAAATTGTCAGCAGGCAGCATGACCTAATGCTTCAGCTTATTGAGACAGGTAAGGACGTATCTTTACGTGCTCTTTACGGCGATCCGGTTTTCAAACCCCTCTATATAAGTGTCGCGGAATCAACCGCACGCCGTGACCTCAAAAAGTTAATTGAGCTTGAGCTGATCAAGCCTGTTGCGGGCAAGAATTATGCTGTGAATTGGGATCGGTTTAAGCGGTTGTAA
- a CDS encoding cysteine synthase, which yields MFARNILELVGETPLVEMRGLNPNKNVKILAKLEAMNPGGSIKDRAAGAMIRKAEKCGELTADKIIIEATSGNTGIGLAMACAVRGYKLMLIMPETASEERKMIMRAYGADIMLTPGHLATDGAIEQAYRFYREEPEKYLLMDQYNNEASIEAHYDGTGQEIWDQTEGKVTHVVACLGTTGTVMGITKRLKELNKDIQMIAVEPEPGHKIQGLKNMQESYPPGIYDKQKLDRIIRVQDNDAFDACRRLAKEEGVFVGMSSGAAMAGAAAIASELEDGLVVTIFPDGGERYLSTPLFRPQVLKGPKLFDHSSGEDRVLSISEAETGLFTMGPSFDNPYDPEVFRRIVLLDVLARHLEREGAKVSALVGLADLEDQTLAASRERGVDRESFSTEVATAVRKAAYLLGVRKSMRFERASESVDRTVELCRALLAHGLAYEKLRSVYFDISRDKGYGQMSNMDIDKVSLGKTVDMDDYVKENPRDFTLLKRATLQDLKLGDIIETEWGNVRPSWFMQQAVTALEGLPGVSLMLAGEIHRFPHLENLRAIWAGAGVSPQAWMVAQPVLPGGPVLPCVDELIEQSGQPIAVRMWMLSSSYKKPLVCSEQSISMWVKNQQKLQELAAGLSIHAGDSGEVSEDIDQEVFTLKSGLSQALNDNLKLHRFWPILFSFTKTINSQLGSAKLSAKEAKFCLDQLLEVDDILGILDHEAMPVPFVSLPEEAKDLLEQRELARANRDFATADGLRDKLLELGFNVEDSSEGARVFRVKN from the coding sequence ATGTTTGCTCGTAATATTCTTGAATTGGTAGGCGAAACCCCCCTTGTTGAAATGCGGGGGCTTAATCCCAATAAAAATGTCAAGATTCTGGCTAAGCTGGAAGCCATGAACCCCGGCGGCTCCATTAAGGATCGTGCGGCAGGGGCCATGATCCGCAAGGCTGAGAAGTGCGGGGAGCTTACCGCGGATAAAATCATAATTGAAGCCACTTCCGGCAATACCGGAATCGGGCTGGCCATGGCCTGTGCAGTGCGCGGTTATAAGCTGATGCTGATCATGCCTGAGACCGCCTCCGAAGAACGCAAGATGATCATGCGAGCCTACGGGGCTGATATTATGCTTACCCCGGGGCATCTTGCCACGGACGGGGCCATTGAACAGGCTTATCGTTTCTACCGCGAGGAGCCGGAAAAATATCTGCTCATGGACCAGTACAACAATGAAGCCTCCATCGAGGCTCATTATGATGGAACCGGGCAGGAAATATGGGACCAGACCGAAGGAAAGGTTACTCACGTTGTGGCCTGCCTCGGTACTACTGGAACGGTCATGGGGATCACTAAGCGGCTCAAGGAGTTGAACAAAGATATCCAGATGATTGCCGTGGAACCTGAACCGGGGCACAAGATTCAGGGTCTCAAAAATATGCAGGAATCTTATCCTCCCGGCATCTACGATAAGCAGAAGCTGGACCGCATTATCCGGGTACAGGATAATGATGCATTTGATGCCTGCCGCCGTCTTGCCAAGGAAGAAGGCGTGTTTGTGGGTATGAGTTCCGGGGCTGCCATGGCCGGGGCTGCTGCTATCGCCTCTGAGCTTGAAGACGGACTGGTAGTGACAATTTTTCCCGATGGCGGCGAGCGTTATCTTTCCACTCCCTTGTTTCGTCCGCAGGTACTTAAGGGGCCGAAACTTTTTGACCACAGCAGCGGCGAGGACCGGGTGCTTTCCATCTCCGAGGCGGAGACCGGGCTTTTCACCATGGGACCGTCTTTTGATAATCCCTACGATCCTGAAGTGTTCCGGCGCATTGTGCTGCTGGATGTGCTGGCCCGTCATCTTGAGCGCGAGGGAGCCAAGGTTTCCGCGCTGGTGGGCCTTGCCGATCTTGAGGATCAGACTCTAGCCGCCTCCCGTGAGCGGGGTGTGGACCGGGAATCATTTTCTACTGAAGTTGCTACAGCCGTGCGCAAGGCCGCTTACTTATTGGGTGTACGCAAATCCATGCGCTTTGAACGTGCTTCCGAATCCGTTGATCGCACAGTGGAGCTTTGCCGGGCATTGCTGGCCCACGGCTTGGCTTACGAGAAGCTGCGCTCTGTATATTTCGATATTTCCCGCGACAAGGGCTACGGACAGATGTCCAACATGGATATCGACAAGGTAAGCCTCGGCAAGACAGTGGATATGGATGATTACGTGAAGGAGAATCCGCGTGATTTCACCCTGCTTAAGCGGGCTACTCTGCAAGACCTCAAGCTTGGTGACATCATCGAGACCGAGTGGGGCAATGTGCGTCCCAGCTGGTTTATGCAGCAGGCGGTCACCGCCCTTGAAGGGCTACCCGGAGTCAGTCTTATGCTGGCCGGGGAAATCCACCGTTTTCCGCATCTGGAAAATCTGCGAGCCATCTGGGCCGGGGCCGGGGTTTCCCCGCAGGCATGGATGGTGGCACAGCCGGTACTTCCCGGCGGTCCGGTACTGCCCTGTGTTGATGAACTCATCGAGCAATCCGGTCAGCCCATAGCTGTGCGTATGTGGATGCTTTCATCATCCTACAAGAAGCCGCTGGTTTGCAGCGAGCAATCCATTTCCATGTGGGTTAAGAATCAGCAGAAATTGCAGGAACTTGCCGCAGGGCTGAGCATCCATGCCGGGGATTCCGGTGAGGTGTCAGAAGATATTGATCAGGAAGTCTTCACCCTCAAGTCCGGGCTTTCGCAGGCCCTGAACGACAACCTCAAGCTGCATCGCTTCTGGCCCATCCTGTTCAGTTTCACCAAAACCATTAATTCCCAGCTGGGCAGCGCAAAACTTTCAGCCAAGGAAGCAAAATTCTGTCTTGATCAGCTTCTAGAAGTTGACGATATCCTAGGTATCCTCGATCACGAAGCCATGCCCGTTCCGTTCGTCTCTCTGCCTGAAGAAGCAAAGGATCTGCTGGAGCAACGCGAGCTTGCCCGCGCAAATAGGGATTTTGCCACTGCCGACGGCTTACGCGACAAGTTGCTGGAACTCGGTTTCAATGTAGAAGACAGCTCTGAGGGGGCGCGGGTTTTCCGGGTGAAGAATTAG
- a CDS encoding 6-hydroxymethylpterin diphosphokinase MptE-like protein, with translation MSAYPFLKDNIEALQTYNPPFYAWLSSQDIDEEKLHDSLFNNKLGILDWRMENGTGMFESVTPNMIYKSWKAEEKAETSATFIVGCNVGYGLNQVLMSTPDTHKVIVTDPNPEMILACLGQTDYRPFMEAGKLHFCTVDENSLMSIIKDLDLQFVYGKIYLRLDMASQQLGPEYARWSATIRNKMESFTVEMTTLRLKQDVMVGNELDNFSRILEDGSISPLKGAGRGMGAVVLGAGPSLAQFGPELAKNPGQAIFTTSLQGLPAVQKTGIKPHFCIGIDYNASMSRVYDQLDHEWAKDIPLIYSTKLDHEVLAAYPGPTIPMWTVGGLGTFALNNHEEVFDAGSNVSITLARFLDWCGFNHILMVGQDFAWKGQVSHASGHQNSGAQYNPAMLVELENADGEKLTSTIQYMTSKREMEDDIKNLRAPFFNLYGGCAVIEGTRNVDMNEVNMEGLLSAVPGSMEHFKTAMNMTATPRNMPVFEPRSPKWTSSLNHVTKRLEKLFRKHGKNQEEIHKTLHDVYFFIRQDLLYMPYLYNEILDMAGLARAKSRYVPKDLPHYKRIVKKILTKVRHMDRAMNVSANRKAA, from the coding sequence ATGTCAGCCTATCCTTTTCTTAAAGACAACATCGAAGCTCTTCAAACATACAACCCGCCCTTTTATGCCTGGCTGAGCAGTCAGGATATTGACGAAGAGAAATTACATGACTCTCTCTTCAATAATAAATTGGGCATTCTCGACTGGAGAATGGAAAACGGCACCGGGATGTTTGAATCCGTCACGCCCAACATGATCTACAAAAGCTGGAAGGCCGAAGAAAAGGCCGAAACCAGTGCAACTTTCATTGTCGGCTGCAATGTGGGCTACGGACTCAATCAGGTACTGATGAGCACCCCCGACACCCACAAAGTCATTGTTACCGACCCTAATCCGGAAATGATACTCGCCTGTCTGGGACAGACCGACTACCGTCCTTTTATGGAGGCCGGAAAACTCCATTTTTGCACAGTCGATGAAAACAGTTTGATGAGTATCATTAAAGACCTCGACCTTCAATTCGTATACGGTAAAATTTATCTGCGGCTGGATATGGCCAGCCAGCAGCTTGGACCGGAATACGCACGCTGGTCCGCCACCATCCGCAACAAAATGGAATCCTTTACCGTGGAAATGACCACCCTGCGTCTCAAGCAGGACGTCATGGTCGGCAACGAGCTGGACAACTTTTCACGCATTCTCGAAGACGGCAGCATCTCCCCGCTCAAGGGAGCCGGACGCGGCATGGGTGCGGTAGTTCTTGGTGCCGGTCCTTCTCTGGCCCAGTTCGGACCGGAACTGGCTAAGAATCCGGGACAGGCAATCTTCACCACCTCTTTGCAGGGTCTCCCCGCTGTGCAGAAAACCGGAATCAAGCCTCACTTCTGTATCGGTATTGACTACAACGCTTCCATGAGCAGGGTTTATGATCAGTTGGACCATGAATGGGCCAAGGATATCCCGCTCATTTACTCCACCAAGCTAGATCATGAAGTGCTTGCCGCATACCCCGGACCGACCATCCCCATGTGGACTGTCGGCGGACTGGGAACATTCGCCCTGAACAACCATGAAGAAGTTTTCGATGCGGGTAGTAACGTCAGTATCACTCTGGCAAGATTTCTGGACTGGTGCGGATTCAACCACATCCTGATGGTTGGACAGGATTTCGCATGGAAAGGTCAGGTCTCCCACGCATCAGGTCACCAGAACTCCGGAGCCCAGTACAACCCGGCTATGCTGGTGGAGCTGGAAAATGCGGACGGAGAAAAACTGACCTCCACCATTCAGTACATGACTTCCAAACGCGAAATGGAAGACGATATCAAAAATCTCCGCGCACCGTTCTTCAACCTCTACGGCGGCTGTGCTGTTATCGAAGGCACCCGCAATGTGGATATGAATGAAGTAAACATGGAAGGGCTGCTCTCCGCGGTACCGGGAAGCATGGAACACTTCAAGACCGCCATGAACATGACCGCCACCCCGCGCAACATGCCGGTATTTGAACCACGCAGCCCCAAGTGGACCTCATCCCTGAATCACGTCACCAAGCGGCTGGAAAAACTTTTCCGCAAGCACGGCAAGAATCAGGAAGAAATCCACAAGACTCTGCACGATGTATATTTCTTCATCAGGCAGGACCTGCTCTACATGCCCTACCTGTACAACGAAATCCTCGACATGGCAGGTCTGGCAAGGGCCAAGTCACGCTACGTGCCCAAGGATCTGCCCCACTACAAACGGATCGTCAAAAAAATTCTGACCAAAGTCCGCCACATGGACCGGGCCATGAATGTGTCCGCAAACCGCAAGGCGGCCTGA
- a CDS encoding phosphatase PAP2 family protein translates to MNSFIHRNLTFCHYFLGSLPLLLIFAALYFNFGSEAEVLAFFDAHAQAHPDMKSFAKIVTNWGNACFYPIYLWFLITGIKQRKTDKSRLRFALVFIGVQLAVSLIAVRFLKIAIGKPRPGEGPFFEPMSTRGAYHSMPSGHTCEIYGASLPLILRYRNLLLTLGLGSFAAAVAFSRIYLTWHHPSDVFCGWMLGSVAGFAIHLFSKED, encoded by the coding sequence TTGAATTCCTTCATTCATAGAAACCTGACCTTCTGCCACTACTTTCTGGGTTCCCTGCCCCTGCTGCTGATTTTTGCAGCCCTTTATTTCAACTTCGGCAGCGAAGCGGAAGTGCTGGCCTTTTTCGATGCCCATGCGCAGGCCCACCCGGATATGAAATCCTTTGCCAAAATCGTTACCAACTGGGGTAACGCCTGTTTTTATCCCATTTACCTCTGGTTTCTGATCACAGGCATCAAACAGCGCAAGACCGATAAATCGCGTCTTCGTTTCGCCCTTGTATTTATAGGCGTACAGCTGGCTGTCAGCCTGATAGCTGTCCGCTTTCTAAAAATCGCCATCGGCAAGCCCCGCCCTGGAGAAGGTCCGTTCTTCGAACCTATGTCCACACGGGGGGCTTACCACTCCATGCCTTCGGGCCATACATGTGAAATTTACGGGGCAAGCCTGCCCTTGATTCTACGCTACCGGAACCTGCTGCTGACTTTGGGACTGGGCTCTTTTGCCGCAGCCGTGGCCTTCAGCCGCATTTACCTGACCTGGCACCATCCCAGTGATGTTTTCTGCGGTTGGATGCTTGGGTCAGTAGCCGGATTCGCCATTCACCTTTTTTCCAAAGAGGACTAG